From the genome of Candidatus Binatia bacterium:
TAGATGCCGGCGGAGCGCTCGGTTTGAATTTTCGCGATGTACTGGACCGCGCGCCCAGCGATGAATTCAACTTGAATCCCGAACCGGGAGGTAAATTTCGGGATGATCTCGTTCCGCATCACGGGATCGGGCGATCCTGCAATGGCAACTCTGCCCTCCTTTGTCGCCGCCGCAAGCGTATCGTTCCATTCCTTTTCCCATCCCTTCTGCTGAGCGAAGGCAGTCGTCGCCAGGAGTAAGAGAAGAAACACTGCGCTAAGCATACTAAGCTCCCCTCTGCGGCCGTTATACCACCGCCTGCCGGCAATGACGCAAGTGCGGAACCCGTGATCGGCTGATTTTTTTGTTACACACCCCGGTCTAAGGCGGCCTCCGGCCAGCCGAGACGAAAAGCGTAAAGGGCGACGCAAATTTGTCATGGCGAGCGGCAGCACTCAGTAAGCGATCGGCGAAAGATTGAGGATTTACGCTTTGGTTCGGATTTTGCGTTTTCCGCCTTGCACGCTTCGGCCTATGCGCCACACGCGAAATCAAATGCAAAGGAAGGATAAAATGATGAAACGTGGGTTATCGATCGCGCTTTTTGAAATTTTCGTGGCCGCCATCCTCTTCGCAGGCTGCTCCGGCGGTCCATTGACCACACGAGAAAAGGGCGCCGCCATCGGCGGTGTGGGCGGCGCGGCGGCAGGCGGGTTGATCGGCGCAACCGTAGGCCATCCCATAGCCGGTGCCGCGATCGGCGCCGGCATCGGCCTTGGGGCCGGGGCGCTCATCGGCGATTACATGCAAGGCCAGGAAACCCAGCAACAGCAACAGATCAAGCGCAACCAATCGGAAATCGATCGCCAGCGCCTCGAGGCTGAGCGTTTGCGCCGTCAACGGGCCGAGTATTAAAGTTCCGACACCCCTGCCCTATTCTCCTTCCGCACCCCATCTGCTAGCCTAGTCATTCCCATCGCATCCGGCGGCGGGGATGTCGGCCTAAGAAGGAGGATGACAGGATGAGAGCAATTATTTTTTTAATCGCTGTAACTTTACTCAGCGCCTGCTCCACGCTCGCTCCGCAGGACGCCATGCAAGCCGACGTCGAGCAGGCGGCGGCGATCATCGCGCGCTTCCAGTCGTTTAACCCGGATCAAGCGATTCCGCCCGCGATCCTGCGCAGCGCGAGAGGCTTGGCGATCCTTACCGTTACGAAAGCCGGCTTCATCGGCAGCGTCAGGGGCGGCACCGGAGTTGTCGTTGCGCGAACCCAAAATGGTTGGAGCGGTCCCTCGGCCATCGGCACCGGAGGGCTGGGAGTCGGCTTTCAGGCCGGCGCCGAGGTATCGGAGTTTGTCATTGTCCTCAACACTCCCGCTGCCATCGACGCTTTCGCGCGAGGCGGCAACGTTACTCTTGGAGGCAACCTGACCATAGCGGCGGGGCCCGTCGGACGGTCTGCCGAGGCCGGCGTGAGCTTACAGGCGGCGATGTATTCTTACAGCCAGAGCCAGGGACTTTTCGCCGGCATTTCTCTGGAAGGCACGGTCATCGGCACCCGTGACGAGCTAAACGCGGCGTACTACGGGAGCCCGGTTGCGGCGAGAGACATTCTTGCCGGGAACGTGCAGCCGCCCGCCCGTGCCCAGAGATTACTGGCTGTTCTACCGATATACTGAACACGGCGCCGAGCGTGAGCTTTTCCGGATCCGCCGCGCTCTAAAGACATCGACTGACGGCAGCCCGGGAGATGGCCAAGCCCGGAATACTTTGAGATAGTGGAACCATGGGAAACAAAATCACCGACATCGGCAGGATGAAAAGCATCGTCGATGAGGAAAGCCGGCTGCGAAATCTCGCCGGTAAGAAGACGGCGAAGCTGGGCACAGAAAAGAATCCGGCCGTCGTCCACGTGCGAACGGAAAAGAGACTCAAGGAAGTCACGGCCCAGTTCCAAGCAAAAGGCTGGATCTTTAAGGTCCTGTTGGAACCCGACCAGCCCGAAGATACCGGCGACCTCCAACGTTTACTCAATCCGCAAAAACCGACGAGAGTCGAAAAGAAACTTGGACGGAACGAGCCCTGCTCATGCGGCAGCGGCAAGAAGTATAAGAACTGCTGCGGCCAATAACGCAGCAACGCGAATAAAAAACCACAAAAACGGGCACCGGCTGCTTTCAGTTTTGGTTGTGGACGCCCGCCAATCCTCGGCGGGTGTTCTCAAGAGAAATCGATCGCCGCCTTCACCACTTCGTAGCTCGCCATCGCCCGCATCGCCTCGTTGACCTGGTCGAGCGTGTAGCTCGCGCTGATCATTTCCTCGAACGGAAACGTCGCGCGGCGCGACGCCAGAAAGTCGATCGCCTGCAGCCAGTGGCGCGGCTCGCCGGATCTAATGGTGTAGAAGGTCATCTCCTGCGGCAGCTTCCGAGCCTCGATGTTGCCGTTTCCGCCGGCGCCGATATGGACGAACCGGCCGCCGTCCCTGAGCAACGTGAGCCCTTCGGGAGTCGCGAGGTTGTTGGCGACCTGGATCACGATGTCCGCGCCGCGGCCATCGGTATGATCGCGCACCCATTGCCGCCGGTCTTTCGGATCGGTCACCGCCTCGAGATTCAGCACCGCGTCGGCGCCCATGCGCTTCGTGACCTCCAGCCGCGCCGCCGGAGCCCCGATGACCAGCACCTGCTTCGCGCCGTGATCCCGCGCCACTGCGGTGGCGAAATTTCCCAACGGCCCGCTGCCCTGGATGACTACCGTCTCATGGCTCTTGATCGCTCCCAACCGATCGAAGCCGTGCATGACGGTGCGATAAGCGCACGCGGCTGCCGCCGCCGAAGCGGAGGAGACCGCGTCGGGCACCTTGATAATCAGGCAAGGCGGAGGAACGTACATATACTCGGCGCAGCTGCCGAGAAGATACGGATACTGGTCGGATCGGTTGTGTCCCCAGGAGGCGCGCCCGGGACAGATGCAAGGCTGCAGCGCGACGCTGCAATAGTAACAGGAGCCGCAGGCGACGTAGCTCCACACGACCCGGTCGCCGCGCTTGACCGGATTGCCCAGAATATCGGTCCGCTCACCGTTGATCTCTTCGACGAAGCCGCAGGGCTCATGCCCGGTAATCATGGGCAGGCTGTCGGCATCCAGCGTGCCGTGCCAGCGGTGCACGTCGGTGCCGCAGAGCGTCGAGGCTGCGATGCGCACCAACAGAGCGCCCGGCTCCAACGGCTGTGGAATGGGAACCCGCTGAATCTCCAAAGGCTGGTTATGAGCGGTAATAACGGCGGCGCGACAGTCCTTCATGGTCCCTCCGCTTTCTTTTCTTCACAGTTATAGACCGGATCGAATCCATCGATCAAGATTCAGCGCGTTTTTCTTCTTGATCGGTGAAAGGTTGCGGTATAGATGGGAGGCTGGGCGCAAACGCAGCCGCTATGTCCGAGAGCTTCGATCATATTTTGGTCGTGGACGCCGATGGGCACGTGAACGAGGGCGACGTCGATCTGCGCCCCTACCTCGCGGAGAAATGGCGCTCGCAGGCGCCGGTGCGCCTCCGGGACAACCGGGGTCACCCGCGGATGCTCCTGGAAGGGCGCATCTGGCCGACCGCCGAGGGACCCGGCCCCGGCGTCTCCGGGCCGATGACGGAGAAGGCGCGGAAGACTAGGCCGGGGATGACCGATGCGAAAGAGCGCCTGAAGGACATGGATCTCGAAGGCATCGACGTCGCGGTCATCTTCGGAACCCAGATCGCGCTGACCGTAAACGGTCTCATGAACCAAGAGCTTGCTGGCGCGCTCTGCCACGCC
Proteins encoded in this window:
- a CDS encoding glycine zipper domain-containing protein encodes the protein MMKRGLSIALFEIFVAAILFAGCSGGPLTTREKGAAIGGVGGAAAGGLIGATVGHPIAGAAIGAGIGLGAGALIGDYMQGQETQQQQQIKRNQSEIDRQRLEAERLRRQRAEY
- a CDS encoding YSC84-related protein, with translation MRAIIFLIAVTLLSACSTLAPQDAMQADVEQAAAIIARFQSFNPDQAIPPAILRSARGLAILTVTKAGFIGSVRGGTGVVVARTQNGWSGPSAIGTGGLGVGFQAGAEVSEFVIVLNTPAAIDAFARGGNVTLGGNLTIAAGPVGRSAEAGVSLQAAMYSYSQSQGLFAGISLEGTVIGTRDELNAAYYGSPVAARDILAGNVQPPARAQRLLAVLPIY
- a CDS encoding PBPRA1643 family SWIM/SEC-C metal-binding motif protein; the encoded protein is MGNKITDIGRMKSIVDEESRLRNLAGKKTAKLGTEKNPAVVHVRTEKRLKEVTAQFQAKGWIFKVLLEPDQPEDTGDLQRLLNPQKPTRVEKKLGRNEPCSCGSGKKYKNCCGQ
- a CDS encoding zinc-binding dehydrogenase, with the protein product MKDCRAAVITAHNQPLEIQRVPIPQPLEPGALLVRIAASTLCGTDVHRWHGTLDADSLPMITGHEPCGFVEEINGERTDILGNPVKRGDRVVWSYVACGSCYYCSVALQPCICPGRASWGHNRSDQYPYLLGSCAEYMYVPPPCLIIKVPDAVSSASAAAAACAYRTVMHGFDRLGAIKSHETVVIQGSGPLGNFATAVARDHGAKQVLVIGAPAARLEVTKRMGADAVLNLEAVTDPKDRRQWVRDHTDGRGADIVIQVANNLATPEGLTLLRDGGRFVHIGAGGNGNIEARKLPQEMTFYTIRSGEPRHWLQAIDFLASRRATFPFEEMISASYTLDQVNEAMRAMASYEVVKAAIDFS